A stretch of Caenorhabditis elegans chromosome IV DNA encodes these proteins:
- the F22B3.10 gene encoding PAN-3 domain-containing protein (Predicted) — protein MMIVWGKPTTFATTIPYVNTTIDWDDCVQLCYNFTSCVVAFQNSTGCNLFPFNSVPVIQKTNSTEGSIIAFKVDNSDTQCPSGTDAPTFNNQNATGYLFVTDNTVWFPTTVNYTISLAGSNWKISYTSIPMCSSSYTNFYTLPNGKSMCFVVYYSNSTLGLFQNSSLQTCKSINGNLPTVTSSVENGAFTWLVNLYIKFFKSSSFYVRIDGKRTTACQSTPKTAACMSPSGFTFTDPHFLGNFNYYNWTTNAGARVESDDDCLVLVFPSVGTSYVDVRSCTIKGKLQALGLLCVKDAWTA, from the exons atgatGATAGTATGGGGTAAACCAACAACGTTTGCTACTACAATTCCATACGTAAATACAACAATTGACTGGGATGATTGTGTCCAGCTATGCTACAATTTCACAAGCTGCGTT GTTGCATTCCAAAACTCAACTGGATGCAATTTGTTTCCATTTAATAGTGTTCCAGTCATACAGAAGACCAACTCGACAGAAGGATCAATTATAGCATTCAAAGTGGACAATTCAGATACTCAATGTCCGTCTGGTACTGATGCACCGACATTTAACAATCAGAATGCTACG GGGTATCTCTTCGTTACTGATAATACAGTATGGTTTCCAACAACGGTTAATTACACAATCAGTTTGGCTGgatcaaattggaaaatatcatATACTT CAATCCCTATGTGTTCATCGAGTTACACTAATTTTTATACTCTGCCCAATGGAAAATCAATGTGTTTTGTG gtttattattcaaattcgACACTTggcttatttcaaaattcatctCTTCAAACGTGTAAATCCATAAATGGAAATCTGCCAACAGTTACTAGTTCAGTTGAAAATGGCGCATTTACAT GGCTCGTTAATctatatattaaatttttcaagtcaaGCTCGTTCTACGTTAGAATTGATGGTAAGAGAACAACGGCATGCCAATCAACACCAAAAACAGCTGCATGTATGTCCCCATCT GGTTTCACATTCACTGATCCTCATTTCTTGGgtaatttcaattattataaCTGGACAACAAATGCTGGTGCAAGGGTGGAAAGTGATGATGATTGTCTTGTTCTCGTATTCCCAAGCGTTGGAACTTCGTATGTTGATGTTCGAAG TTGCACCATAAAAGGGAAATTGCAAGCGCTTGGACTGTTGTGTGTAAAAGATGCGTGGACTGCATGA
- the F22B3.5 gene encoding C-type LECtin (Partially confirmed by transcript evidence), with translation MLLYFQKMIFSLIFLGFASFVGSKLTMIVVYGVPSSSKNKCSLFRDLLCKFLKGAVNIKNAVGYTYNEAVNACANTSCYPTSVSYLEELSYFTVIAHQNIGRTLSTITYVRIDGIRTSACQATPATSKCMSTEGFKFLGPPPKNFDNYDWVTDPSAKRTKDDNCIVMVVNGIRSIKMDVPALEPVRHRHKCSSVRNLRGFNVMCCRNVIYK, from the exons atgttactttattttcaaaagatgaTATTCAGCttgatttttctaggttttgcAAGTTTTGTG GGATCCAAATTGACAATGATTGTTGTCTACGGAGTTCCAagctcttcaaaaaataaatgctctCTATTTAGAGATTTGctgtgtaaatttttgaagggTGCCGTAAACATTAAAAACGCCGTTGGATACACATACAACGAGGCAGTGAACGCATGTGCCAATACTTCGTGCTATCCAACTAGTGTATCGTATCTAGAAGAGTTGTCGTATTTTACTG TAATAGCACACCAGAATATTGGTCGAACATTAAGTACCATTACCTATGTTAGAATAGATGGAATTCGAACTTCCGCCTGTCAAGCTACTCCTGCTACATCCAAATGCATGTCGACAGAg ggattcaaatttcttggtcctccaccaaaaaactttgataacTACGATTGGGTAACTGATCCTTCTGCAAAAAGAACCAAAGACGATAACTGCATTGTTATGGTCGTGAATGGAATTCGATCAATAAAAATGGATGTTC CTGCCTTGGAACCGGTTCGCCATCGTCACAAATGCTCTTCTGTGCGAAACCTGCGTGGATTTAATGTTATGTGTTGTCGAAATGTTATTtacaaataa
- the F22B3.5 gene encoding C-type LECtin (Partially confirmed by transcript evidence), which yields MLLYFQKMIFSLIFLGFASFVGSKLTMIVVYGVPSSSKNKCSLFRDLLCKFLKGAVNIKNAVGYTYNEAVNACANTSCYPTSVSYLEELSYFTVIAHQNIGRTLSTITYVRIDGIRTSACQATPATSKCMSTEGFKFLGPPPKNFDNYDWVTDPSAKRTKDDNCIVMVVNGIRSIKMDVRSCLGTGSPSSQMLFCAKPAWI from the exons atgttactttattttcaaaagatgaTATTCAGCttgatttttctaggttttgcAAGTTTTGTG GGATCCAAATTGACAATGATTGTTGTCTACGGAGTTCCAagctcttcaaaaaataaatgctctCTATTTAGAGATTTGctgtgtaaatttttgaagggTGCCGTAAACATTAAAAACGCCGTTGGATACACATACAACGAGGCAGTGAACGCATGTGCCAATACTTCGTGCTATCCAACTAGTGTATCGTATCTAGAAGAGTTGTCGTATTTTACTG TAATAGCACACCAGAATATTGGTCGAACATTAAGTACCATTACCTATGTTAGAATAGATGGAATTCGAACTTCCGCCTGTCAAGCTACTCCTGCTACATCCAAATGCATGTCGACAGAg ggattcaaatttcttggtcctccaccaaaaaactttgataacTACGATTGGGTAACTGATCCTTCTGCAAAAAGAACCAAAGACGATAACTGCATTGTTATGGTCGTGAATGGAATTCGATCAATAAAAATGGATGTTCGTAG CTGCCTTGGAACCGGTTCGCCATCGTCACAAATGCTCTTCTGTGCGAAACCTGCGTGGATTTAA
- the F22B3.7 gene encoding PAN-3 domain-containing protein (Partially confirmed by transcript evidence), with product MLLDANAPRHQNYRNICKFAHGTPIVARKSFRHYFGEFREIGLFISFFILSPKKMKMILLSFFGLLNFVNADMKMMLVWGQPNSVQKAIINRTLTWNECIDTCYDSQECVMAWKADDICVMYNYNAISSVSQTTSVNESIVAWKVDAPIGECPKGTNAPTFDNQNATGTLFVDYVPSKWARHVNYNIYSDGDVWKMSYSVNYSCNKNFLGYVGHADGSGLCTVDFYDEEGSYSYDWSMMLCKNFTNGTLAGLIYPEHFAWFEDDVRTNLFPLLKTPQTYARMDGMRTTACRATPKTAECMSPQGFTFAGPPVTTFENYNWVTDASAMATPDDNCLVLVFDNNNTPKVDVKGCSGATSPLSAHVALCSTPAWKFNIVRVN from the exons atgCTTCTCGATGCAAATGCTCCTCGACATCAAAACTACAGGAATATTTGCAAATTTGCTCACGGAACACCAATTGTTGCACGAAAATCTTTTCGTCATTATTTCGGAGAGTTCAGGGAAATTGGTTTGTTCATTTCATTCTTCATACTCTCTCCGAAGAAGATGAAAATGATTCTATTAAGCTTTTTTGGACTTTTAAACTTCGTT aatgCTGATATGAAAATGATGCTGGTATGGGGCCAGCCAAATTCTGTACAAAAAGCGATAATCAATAGAACATTGACATGGAATGAATGTATTGATACTTGTTACGATTCACAGGAGTGTGTG atggcTTGGAAGGCCGACGATATTTGTGTAATGTATAATTATAATGCAATCAGTTCAGTATCTCAGACAACTTCCGTAAATGAATCAATTGTTGCATGGAAGGTAGATGCACCAATAGGAGAATGTCCAAAAGGCACAAATGCCCCAACTTTTGACAATCAAAATGCAACG gGAACTCTCTTTGTTGACTACGTTCCTTCGAAATGGGCAAGGCATGTTAATTACAATATTTATTCTGATGGGGATGTATGGAAAATGTCATATAGTG tGAACTACAgttgcaacaaaaatttcttGGGTTACGTGGGTCATGCAGATGGATCAGGTTTATGTACTGTC GACTTTTATGATGAAGAAGGATCTTATTCATATGATTGGTCGATGATGTTGTGCAAAAACTTTACTAATGGCACCCTAGCCGGCTTAATTTATCCAGAACATTTCGCATGGTTTGAAG ATGACGTACGAACCAATCTATTTCCATTGCTTAAAACTCCTCAAACTTATGCTAGGATGGACGGAATGAGGACCACTGCTTGTAGAGCTACACCAAAAACTGCAGAGTGTATGTCACCGCAG GGTTTCACATTCGCCGGACCGCCAGTGACAACATTCGAAAATTACAATTGGGTTACTGATGCATCTGCAATGGCGACTCCAGACGATAACTGCCTTGTGTTGGTTTTTGATAATAACAATACTCCAAAAGTTGATGTTAAAGG gtGTTCTGGAGCCACAAGTCCGCTGAGCGCGCATGTAGCATTGTGCTCTACTCCTGCTTGGAAGTTTAACATTGTCCGTGTTAATTGA
- the F22B3.8 gene encoding Tyrosine-protein kinase (Confirmed by transcript evidence), whose amino-acid sequence MKKSEKKECKSETTEKTERTTDGSSISNSVMINFPDDSMYQNVEKTKSVGRVTNEMIDNYLLRYQFFHGFVLQELQLILLKTNGDFLLRLSHQPEKNAKKPTTPDKSATDPIPLTRVILVLSVNITQKTGTTRSFYGDLEDVKKENMDMHLFIEETAGKWTSFYIERRFKFPTIDELINYYKVNPICYHNTRVFLKRPIVLQDWELRAEGIDMTPKKLGEGAFGIVYLGRWAQPFSVDQKEFHKWCDVAVKTVKNDDSRAALLEVMHEARLQLQLRHKNVLAFRGVFLLKKPIMLVSEFCENYLQKSKVSVDEKLRFCLGSSCGLEYIHFKGLIHRDLATRNILVSADKTPKIADFGLAKHASSYKMRKATKIPVRYLAPETLSSFVYSTKTDVYTFGLVIWEIFANGQEPYMKAQPHQECVAPKNTQLRGRHIKELIRKELFVKFNQEAPVALQQYVAAKLFVVDDKKRPDMPEVSTFLGDMLKVDLTKMRYSYKM is encoded by the exons atgaaG aaatctgagaaaaaagaatgtaAGAGTGAAACGACCGAAAAGACTGAAAGGACAACAGATGGCAGCAGTATTTCAAACTCAGTTATGATCAATTTTCCGGACGACTCAATGtatcaaaatgtagaaaaaactaaaagcgTTGGAAG agtAACTAATGAAATGATTGACAATTATTTATTGAGATACCAATTTTTCCATGGTTTTGTGCTCCAAGAGCTACAACTGATCTTGTTGAAGACGAACGGAGACTTTCTCCTGAGATTGTCGCATCAACCAGAGAAGAATGCGAAGAAGCCGACGACTCCGGACAAAAGTGCCACTGATCCGATTCCACTGACTCGTGTCATTCTTGTTCTGTCCGTCAATATca CACAAAAAACCGGCACCACACGAAGTTTCTATGGGGATCTGGAGGATGTGAAGAAAGAGAACATGGATATGCATTTGTTTATTGAAGAAACCGCCGGCAAATGGACCTCGTTTTATATTGAGCGGCGATTCAAGTTTCCGACTATTGATGAGCTTATCAACTACTATAAGGTCAACCCGATTTGCTATCACAAT acacgTGTATTCTTGAAACGCCCTATCGTGCTACAAGACTGGGAGCTCCGGGCAGAAGGAATTGATATGACTCCAAAGAAGTTGGGAGAAGGTGCCTTTGGAATAGTCTACTTGGGACGATGGGCACAACCGTTTAGTGTGGATCAGAAGGAGTTTCATAAGTGGTGTGACGTGGCAGTCAAGACGGTGAAAAACGACGATTCGAGGGCGGCTCTTTTGGAAGTGATGCACGAAGCAAGGTTGCAGCTACAGTTGAGACATAAG aatgttctCGCATTCCGCGGAGTTTTCCTCCTCAAGAAGCCGATTATGTTGGTCTCCGAGTTTTGTGAAA ACTATCTGCAAAAGAGCAAAGTGAGCGTGGATGAGAAGCTCCGGTTTTGCCTTGGCTCGTCGTGTGGGCTCGAGTACATTCACTTCAAAGGGCTCATTCACCGTGACTTGGCGACTCGGAACATTTTGGTTTCAGCGGATAAGAcg CCAAAGATTGCCGATTTCGGTTTGGCAAAGCACGCGAGCTCCTACAAAATGCGAAAAGCCACGAAGATCCCTGTCAGGTACCTTGCTCCAGAGACGTTGAGCTCATTCGTCTATTCCACCAAAACCGATGTCTACACGTTTGGTCTTGtcatctgggaaatatttgcAAACGGACAGGAGCCATATATGAAAGCTCAACCACACCAAGAATGTGTTGCTCCAAAAAATACGCAACTCAGAGGACGTCATATTAAGGAGCTG ATCAGGAAGGAGCTGTTCGTGAAATTCAACCAAGAGGCACCAGTTGCTCTTCAACAATATGTGGCTGCAAAGCTGTTCGTAGTTGATGATAAGAAAAGACCCGATATGCCCGAG GTATCAACGTTCCTGGGCGACATGTTGAAGGTGGACTTGACAAAGATGAGATACTCGTACAAGATGTAG